gtgctaaatgttgatttgcagaatttgagttgaaatggcatgattcacaaatgccttttatgcaggattcacttctacaagcttgtgtgatgtaattttgatggattttgtatatattgatgtgttttttgtGATAATTTcttatgatttatgcttcatagaattatattgcttcattctagggtatttttcacacttgcaaatcattttcaattgttctctcaatcttgttgaattgtgcataagtaactgcatagcttatgcaatcctgcataaccacaattcttgccattttcctctcggttgcaaactgcataaggaggtgcatagcttatgcaactctgcatagccacatttttgtcaaatttcatacctgccgagacttgcataagtgtgtgcatgacttcaaatcttgcattttctctctctgccgaaatctgcataaggggagtgcataacttatgcacttccgcatgaccgaactccccaaaaatcaaaacctgccgaaatttgcataaggggagtgcataacttatgcacttccgcatgaccgaactcctcaaaaatcaaaacctgccgagaggtgcataagtagagtgcataacttatgcacttccgcatgatcaCACTCCCCAAAAATCAaaacctgccgaattgtgcataagtagagtgcatgacttatgcacttccgcatgaccacactctccaaaaattaaaacttgccgagaggtgcataagtagggtgcataacatatgcacttccgcataacctatgcacttccgcataaccaccaactctgaatttcaaaacctgccgagaggtgcataaggggagtgcataacttatgcacttctgcatgacctatttctctgaaatccaaaacaggctgaaacttgcataagttagcgcataagctatgcactcttacataatcagtttttcacactttttatcacccaccgaaacctgcataagagagtgcataagttatgcacactcattttccccttatgcagttttaaACAAATcctgttcaaatcaaaatttctttTCGGCAACTATTTTTCCCACCTCCACCTCCCGATATTCCTGTTCACTCCTTTTCCCCCCACGACCTTTATTCCGGCATAACTCTTTCTCTCCCCTTCTTCTCCACTTTTATTTTCGCCGCATTTGCTCTAATTTCTTTCTGCATTTTTCGTTTTCTCCCTCATCTCCTCCATCCTCACCATCGGGAACCAATGGAGTCGCCTCCTCATTCCCCTCAAACTTCCCCTCTCCAAGTTTCGCCCCTGTCAATGAGGCCTCCCAACCCCATTTCCCCTCCACAAGAAACTCCTCCTCCACCTCCCACAGCCacttacaaaagaaaaatcaggtcGAAATCCACCCGACCCATGGCTTTTGCACCTCCTCTCTCaaaacgcaaagaaccacccaccaccccaatgtcagagcctccacccaaaaaccccaaaacttcagcctccacacaagccaaatcaccttcttccagcaaaaagcaatCATCAGTAGCAACACAGGTATCAAAACTACCTTGGTCTCTTCCTGATGCAACTCACAAGGCAAcctttaagagacttaaggaaaggagggtgcaacgtactaggtatatttctgcagATTCTCTACAATCacttggtttatttgataatgtggttgcataccttgatggtatgggttggatggaatttgtgcataagcaagagatagtttatccagctttagttttggaatttatttccttattctctgccaccctgaaattgcatgatgtagattataagccaactatgaaatttagatgtttggggcaaaatagagagttatcattggaccaatttcatagcattcttgggtttgcaattgatgggctatttagagtACCATATACtggggtagaggtagcaaacaaaggTATCTGGAATGTtgctcaattttggagaattatcacaaaccaacctcagaccTTTTCTGCTGGAAGATCCAAAACTTCTCAATtactagaccctgcacttaggtttatccataggcttattgctagcactatcttgggcagagggactagttctggtgctgttgggaaatctgaattattcatgttatggtgtgcttttcacaaggtcaaggtttctcctggttacttcttttgtgagcatgtgttgcatattgccaccaaatccataggtgacattgtcttgggtgggctcataactgtcatagccaagcattttggttttaatccggaAGAGCATCCAATACCAGCACTTTCAGACACCCTCTATTTTGATGCTACACACCTATCCAAAACTGGATTCAGCTTGCCACCCTCTGACCCTGCACAACCAAAGAATGTAAATCGAACCTTGCACAACCAGAGAGACCATCTGTCCCACCACCCAACAAGACTCTGAACTCGCCCCCACCCTCACTCGCACAGACACCCCAGCCACGCACGACCCACACCTTCTACAGCTGAACCCTCTTCATCCATAGCCCCTCCTGCCTTCAACACTAAAGctttattcacctatcttgaaaggcttagtgatgatatatactttgtggataggaagcttgacactggtcttgataccctcaaggatcgtcatgatcaactctttgattttgtcatggaaaccagagacaagcagaaagaattaaaggagatgatgaagcagctcagtatttttctgggaatgccacctccacctccatcacctcctccagcaccatcatttcgacagcaacCAGCAgcaaccagccccttagcaacatctttggacaagggcaaaataatagaattagattagtttctgttttacttttgttcaaacttgtaggagtttttctttgtagatatgttgaaataattttagtttattttgaattttgtttttcttgaagttttattggatagctattacattagtttttcattgattttcattgcctttactgcccttttaTGCATACTTGTTCATACACTGtatatatttgcatgcttctactggtgtttgcatttttccttgctaatcatcatgcagcagcttttgaatatactgcacaggctgtgaatccccttatgcaaatgttctgcatagcctgtgcagtcctttattgccactcatgcagaaccgcatggcttatgcaccctacttatgcacctgttctggacagcactttgctctgcataacctgtgcagcttcttatgcatccccattATTTCTTGAATCTCATCtgctccataccaggtaactctttctttttggctCTTAAAtctcacaattcctggtaattcctgtttactttgagttttgataatgcactacttgagacattgaggacaatgtctaattttgagtttgggggtgcacattttgatttttgcttcatttttcacattttgagtataggagcttctcatcccattccatttacatatactgtaaatattttacatatattgtacataacacatttacacacacattatacatcacttagaaattgtacacattgcacacaaatagacaaataaatttcttccatttagttaatgcattgctcatttttaggaatcatgcatcatgcatcatgcattaaaatcttttgccaaatcccttgaataTTGAAAAGCTgcttatgagagtgatttgacttacctttagttgggtttgtggattgaaagtttcctaagaggtgcaaggttttgaagtgtttatcccttgcctatatcttcttagccaaaaagccacccaactagtcatttggagatggaagtatttagagggagttattggatataaggtagtcaaatgatgtctcaccaatcctagaacaaattttctaaacctttcaaggcgaaataccagcttgtacttgaaaagagagatgattaggcattctttgatttaaaccttctcattttaaacctttggcccttttcctaattaaaattgacccttgcaaacccctttgagcctttttattcctaatttttcttgaaatccttattgttacctagccaatgaaccaaacactccaacccatttcatgagaataattatttacaacattaggtacatatataaaaaaaaaagaaaagaaaaaaaaatatacaataaaagggagaagaaatgcttgtcatcttataaaagtgctagtatatatgcttttcactattgtcatacaaattgaaagaaattcacccaaagtattaaaagaaatgagtttgggggtggcaattgaagggacaatcatcaaaaggaaatgcaagatacaagtctaaagaatcaaaatgtccctccatttttatgtgttttgtaaactatgctagcacttgacaatcctcattgtgtatttctctctcccatatatataaaaaaaaagaaaaaaatataataaaataagaagtgtaccttatgtttcaaaattgaaaatattctcatgctttgaatcctttttacccatttttcttcttagcctcattttgaaccccatggcctcattacatccctaaaagacctttgatctcttgatagtacttgctacattagtggagataggagtagggaatttgcctatgggattggaaaattatctattcattcatttaattccatcattctatatagagacactttggttattgattgttctagaattccttttgagcatgactctctcttttgattggttggtttgaggattttgaatgataattgacttgatggctaagcggtgaaagcttggataagcattagattctttgcattttgaaggatgggtatatggattgctagtatggctaaaggtgtgttaagttactttaataggtgattttcatagctctttggataagacaCCCCTAAAAAatttttgcatcacattttaaagtttgcttgaggacaagcaaaagcttgagtttgggggtatttgatgcatgcattttgcatagtcatttaggtttaatttcatagccattttatttgattattagtcacttttagctaatttcattagctatttagttagtttttcataattatcaattttggattaatttgtaatttttactttgttttgtaggaaaaatggtgtttttgaaggactaaaaagaaattttgccattgaggagtgatctctacagccaaagatgtcaaaaataagttttcaagttgaaatatgcattggccagattgcgcataacttgccgcataagtcatgcagatttgcataaggagaagaatcactgttccaatacctgtcgaattgtgcataaggagagtgcatggcttatgcagatttacgcccccttatgcaatctcacggaattgtacataacctatgcacctggtcatgcagttttgcataagtgaaccagaaaccagccgaaacttgcataagggactgcatgacttatgcagtccacttatgcaatcccacaaagatttcattaatgagctggcagaagattcttcCTGAAAATctctcctaaaacacaccattttagggctccatgtcagaaaatgttataaatagcctcatttcccattttagaggagAGCAGAAAAAGAGATGAGAAAAAGGAGCaggagcagctgaagagtcacaaacCTCTCCCACTCCATTCCcaatcagatttggagatttctatcttttcttacatttttcctacatttctagtgttaagctttctgtttcttagcttagattaaagctttatttccatttaaacttagaatatcttgtaagcattatgggtagtgagtagtttaatttgattctggagtaagggttgtaatatttgagatattttgtgtgattttgattgggtaatccatattttgtggtcttaatgagttttattcatttcttgtgtgcttaatgacatgcttagtgtaggatcccattaagtaatgttcttaatctatggttgaggcaccgaaaggagaaggccttgtgatatataatcaagaaattggacttaattaacttagatctagaaatagactaaggattaagaggatttacagattaattaaagaacttaatgggtcttaattaactctaactccacgaaagtaggattagattgattaagacactctttgtctcactcgaaagggtatttaaaggatttaagaattaatctccttaaaacccgtaagttccacaagattggataaccaatttaaaaattccaaaatagcttgaatatgaaatcccgaactccggaatcgcctttttatcattgttaatttctaatcaaatttaattgcttgccattttaaattttgccatatttcacttgcttatttcaaattgatgcaattttagttaaatcattacatagttgaatagattattaattttgcatatataaATTTCATACTCAAACACCCATCAATTTATTGTTTTAATTTCAGAAATAGTTCAATTtaatcaactttttatatcaaaaattcaatcataacacaactcctcgtgggaacgatatcttttctatattacttgtacgacccgtgcacttgcggttgggccacatcagtgACATGCCTTGATTgattacactgtagatgggtgaggggtgtcacagaacaataaagaataaaaaaatgagataaaattggaaattacatataaatatttgATCCTTTCTTTGCAGCCAATCAACATGCACAACCTCCTCTTTGTTCAACTTCTGAAACAGTTTCTGATATACCCTCGAAATAACTGTAAGAACTAATCATATATAGCGTAGGAAACAAAACAatcaaaaaatgaaaaaaaaaaaaaaaaccgtaAGGGATAATACTAATACTTACATGTCAAGTTCATGTTCACTAACTAGTGCAATTTTTGCAACACATAGAAATGCTTCATCAATATTGTAATCCTCTTTTGCTGAGGTCTCAAAGTAGGGTATGTTTCCCTTGGAAGCACACCAATCTAAAGCTTTTCTCTCTGAAACCTACATAGAATATTGCTTAATTTAGTGTGCATTCTATCCATATTAACATTGAATATGCATTTAATTGCATTTCTACCGCTCGATTATTTCCACCATCTACATCAATCTTATTTCCGAGTAGTATAAAAGGGAACTCATCAGGATCAACTGGATCTGCCTGCCAGAGAGCATAGATATGTATATGAGTATGGTGAAAGAAAGCTAGTATATATCAATTCCGTTATTTTAAGCTAAATACATAGTTCACCCTCAAACTTTACAAAAAAAAGCCTTCTGATACCCTGAACTTTCAAAGCATCTCATCTCACACCTTATCTTTGAAAAACTAGAATTAAGTAAACCGTACAATCCTAGTCAGCAGAGAATGTAAACGAACATGTGGAGAAGAGATTGAAAGTTAAACAAATGCCGACATGGAAAATAAAAAATCCAAAAAACTAAATTTGTTAAATTAAATCCAATTAGGTTAATTTTCTCACTCATCTTCAACCATTAAGCACAATCATCTGCCACAACACAAGACAATAGCAATACATAAATCAATTTTTCTCTCACTGCTCTGCAAAATGAGCAGAATTAGAATCATCTCCTTCATAAaccaaaataaaagaacatatccaTAAACAATTTAGCtttaaaatatcaaatttcaCAACCTCAAAACATTTCTCAAAATCATAAAAGGCTAAAACAAGTAGAATTATCTCCTTTTGGAACCTGGCATAAACACCATGACCATCGAAATTCTTGGGCTTGAAGTGCCTAGGATAAGTCACAAGCATAGTCATATCGTACTTGACCAAAATGTCTCTGATCTCCTTCTTGCTTTGTTTGGCCATATATTTCTGATAGAAGGCAATAAGGTCTTAGGCGTTATTATGGCAAATGGTGTAGATCTCAAAGTTGTGGTCGTCGCCCTTAACGTGAATATGCATGTTGATGCCAGCAATTGTGAATGGAATTTCAAGCTAGTGGAATCTTGACGCAACAATAGTCAGAATTTCAAGCTAGTGGACTACCACCCAAGAAGAGTCGTGACACTGGAATTTCAAGTCATGAAGTTTTTGGGTGAGTCAAATGGTTTCCAAGTGAATAtcaatgaaataattttttgagTCTTGATAGTTTTAAGGGTTTTGAATACTTCATTTGggctattttttttccttttaatttctgGATGGAGCAAAGAATTGAGGCATGGAGTTAATGGGTGCTTTCCGTAGCTTTTGGAGTTAGTGCAGGGAAATGATTAAAGAGTGAAATGTTATGTTTGTTTCTtgggaaaatttgaagaaaagttgCCAGTCTTTGTTGGTCGTCATTGATGGTGATGGTGGTCACTGGCAGAAAccaaaaaagagagaaagaatgGGAGTTGTCAACGAGGGAAAAGTTCTCAGGGAAGAAGAATGGAGGGGAAGGGAAGtttctatgaatttttttttttattaatattataataatatatatatatatattaattaaataaaaataaaaagatttatTTACAAATAAAAGCAGAAAGCTAAAAATAATTTATCTGCATAGTGCCATATGTAAGGCAATTGTTGGATAATTAGTCCACTTCCATACCATTTTGTTATGTCAGTGCTATATAACACATGCTTTGGTAAGCCGATTGCAGAGTTATCTTAATTCCACTTTTCCAAAGTTAAAGTATGTAATGAGACATTTAAAAGTTCGAAGTGCCATAACTTTTTTGGTAAAATTGAGGAGTGAAGCTaggtatttggtcttttctctgATATAGAGGATATGGACAATCGTTATATATGTATAGCATCACATACTAAACCAATATTATATACATTCaataatttctctttttttttttgagttttttttttttaattttaagaaataagTTGAGGAGTAGGAGGGGTATCCCCATTCTATTAGGAGAGCACACAGGAACtccatgtgtatatatatatatatatatatatatatatatatatattggcacATAAAATTGAAGTAAGGTAAGTGAGTTACTTCACACGCTCTAACAAAAATGGATTCAATGGAAGGAATTTTCATACCTGTTTGAGGAACTCTTCATGCCAATTGTTAAGTGTTTCAAATGATTTAAGTACATTCACATCATATACTAGAACACAGCAATCTGCTCCTCTATAAAATGCTGCTCCTAAACTCTGAAATCTCTCCTGCCCTGCTGTATCCCATATCTACCAAAATATTCACAATATTATATCAGAAAGTTAGGAATTTACTTCAATATTTTGTATTGGTAAATTTATATATGCTGAGCTAGTTACTTACTTGCAGGGTCACCAGCTTGTCATCAACCTGTAGTTCCTTGGTGACAAAATCAGCACCGATTGTAGCTTTGTACTGTTGGCTaaacttcttatatacatatCTGAATAAGCAGTTAAAGATAGACACATGCATGGCCAAGGACATGGATTCTGAAGCCAGCAAACTCAAACGCTGTGTGTAAAATCTTGCATTGGAGGGGGAAAATGTAATTGAGATggactaataaataaaaaaaataaattcattgaaaaagaaaataaataaggcAAATACTACTAGACAGAAATTTTGTAGACGAGGCACTATTTAAGAGGTGTTAAAAAATTGCAAGAGTATTTTTTAAGACCGTAAGATCTCAAGTTCGATTCAACCGtacaaaaaaaataatagcaTAGCAGGAGCACTTCTCATGAAGGAAATAGAAATAGCATCAAAGAAAAAGAACATAACTAGAAAGAAGTGGAAACATGAGTAAAAGAGTAATAAACTATTAATTCAGAGatcttattattaatttattatcatcatcatcatgatGCAATGGATACTGATTCATCAAGGAGGTCTTTCCCACCCTGAAAACACCAGAAAACAAAACCAAaagaaaagaagtgaaaaagaaaTTCTTGAGAACCAAACAGAGTAAAACAAATAATCAAACACAAGAAACCAACAAGCAAAAAcaacaaaaaagaagaaaaaaaaaaggcaaagaaaattaaatattacatacCCACTATCTCCCAGAACAATGACTTTAAGCAGTGCTCTTCTCTTGGTGGCGGAAAGGTCCATGAAAGCAGGTTAATTTTAGTGCAATAATAtactaattttctgtaatctaagaGAGTAACTGGAATCTGAAAAGAAAGTTGATGAACAGGAAAGTTTGTAAAAGAAAAGACCGCACTAACAATAGCAGTACGTGATTTAAAGAAAAGGGAAGGTCACGTTCGAGATGGTTTCTTGattcttcttgatttttctttttctttcttttttttttttaaaaaaaaaaaaatttctttcttcttttccctGTGTTATGAATGATGCTAATCAAAGCCATGTGAACCCTTTGCCAACCTCAAAGCAAAAGTTAGGAGCCAGCGAAGCTCAATTTTCAAACTCgatttatattttgtttttttttttataatataattaattttaattaaaattcaaatttggaaTCTCAGAGGtatgatttttaaatttttattaatttatgaatttattGGTTTATGATAATTTGCAATTATTTTTCTGTTTGACTTTGTGCCTTCGTGCTTGCTTGCTTCTTCTTTTCACAGGTTGGATACCAATCAATGTCATGTTTACTTCATTTATTGGTAACATTTAGTTATCATTCAGTGGTGGAAAGCTTATTTcacaaaattcaaataaaaattagaaTTCAAGAATATTTAAATCCTCACATATTGTCTCCTCCCCaaacaaaatataattaatatgtataaatttaattaattttaatattattttcttaaatCTAATTAtcagttgagaaaaattatttgaTTCAAAGTTTTGctcatatatatattatttgataattaatataattattttatttcaatgaa
This sequence is a window from Hevea brasiliensis isolate MT/VB/25A 57/8 chromosome 10, ASM3005281v1, whole genome shotgun sequence. Protein-coding genes within it:
- the LOC110662457 gene encoding ras-related protein Rab7 isoform X1 translates to MDLSATKRRALLKVIVLGDSGVGKTSLMNQYVYKKFSQQYKATIGADFVTKELQVDDKLVTLQIWDTAGQERFQSLGAAFYRGADCCVLVYDVNVLKSFETLNNWHEEFLKQADPVDPDEFPFILLGNKIDVDGGNNRAVSERKALDWCASKGNIPYFETSAKEDYNIDEAFLCVAKIALVSEHELDISYSYFEGISETVSEVEQRGGCAC
- the LOC110662457 gene encoding ras-related protein Rab7 isoform X2, which gives rise to MDLSATKRRALLKVIVLGDSGVGKTSLMNQYVYKKFSQQYKATIGADFVTKELQVDDKLVTLQIWDTAGQERFQSLGAAFYRGADCCVLVYDVNVLKSFETLNNWHEEFLKQADPVDPDEFPFILLGNKIDVDGGNNRAVSERKALDWCASKGNIPYFETSAKEDYNIDEAFLCVAKIALVSEHELDIYFEGISETVSEVEQRGGCAC